In Cycloclasticus sp., a single genomic region encodes these proteins:
- the radC gene encoding DNA repair protein RadC, whose product MSITDWPEQERPREKLLNRGAFSLSDAELLAIFLRTGTKGVTAVDLSRLLLKQFGSLNALMHASQTEFCDGHGLGNAKYAQLQAVLEMARRYLHENISNKNVLSNPDDTKRFLKSQLAHQQREVFACLYLDTKHKVITFKELFFGTIDSASVHPREVVKSALQHNAAAVIFAHNHPSGDATASQSDIDITQQLISALKLVDIRVLDHLIIGNGEATSLAELGHI is encoded by the coding sequence ATGTCTATTACTGATTGGCCAGAACAGGAGAGGCCGCGCGAAAAACTTCTAAACCGAGGCGCCTTCTCTTTATCTGACGCCGAACTTCTAGCCATTTTTTTACGCACCGGTACGAAAGGCGTTACCGCCGTCGATTTATCTCGTCTTTTGCTGAAACAATTTGGCTCATTAAATGCCCTAATGCACGCCAGCCAAACTGAGTTTTGCGACGGACACGGGTTGGGCAATGCAAAGTATGCTCAATTACAAGCCGTATTAGAAATGGCTCGCCGATACCTGCATGAAAACATCAGCAATAAAAATGTATTAAGCAACCCTGACGATACTAAACGGTTTTTAAAAAGCCAATTAGCACATCAACAACGTGAGGTCTTTGCCTGCCTTTATTTGGATACCAAACACAAAGTGATTACCTTTAAAGAATTGTTTTTTGGTACCATTGATAGCGCCAGCGTACACCCACGCGAAGTGGTTAAAAGCGCACTTCAACATAACGCAGCTGCAGTTATTTTTGCTCACAACCACCCATCCGGCGACGCAACAGCAAGTCAATCCGATATCGATATCACCCAACAATTAATTAGCGCTCTAAAGCTTGTTGATATACGGGTACTAGACCATTTAATCATCGGCAATGGCGAAGCTACCTCGTTAGCTGAACTGGGTCATATTTAA
- the rpmB gene encoding 50S ribosomal protein L28, whose translation MSKVCQVTGKRPMSGNNVSHAKNRTRRRFEPNLHHHRFWVESENRFVRLRVSANGMRTIDKKGIDVILADIRSRGEKV comes from the coding sequence ATGTCTAAAGTATGCCAAGTCACTGGCAAGCGCCCAATGTCGGGAAACAATGTTTCTCACGCGAAAAATAGAACTCGTCGCCGTTTTGAGCCAAACCTTCACCACCACCGTTTTTGGGTAGAAAGCGAAAACCGCTTTGTTCGCTTACGTGTTTCAGCAAATGGCATGCGTACTATTGACAAAAAAGGCATCGACGTTATTTTGGCAGACATTCGCTCACGCGGCGAAAAAGTTTAA
- the rpmG gene encoding 50S ribosomal protein L33, whose protein sequence is MRDIIKLVSSAKTGHFYTTTKNKRNMPEKMEIKKFDPTIRQHVMYKEAKIK, encoded by the coding sequence ATGAGAGATATAATCAAATTAGTATCGAGCGCTAAAACCGGTCATTTTTATACAACGACTAAAAACAAACGCAACATGCCTGAAAAAATGGAAATCAAAAAATTTGATCCAACCATCAGACAGCACGTTATGTACAAAGAAGCTAAAATCAAATAG
- a CDS encoding Rieske 2Fe-2S domain-containing protein has protein sequence MEIKEIEVDGVHYVQAVEVGSLASLSSRAFEIDLGERGACSGFLLREEGQTLRAYKNSCPHTGAPLNWTPDQFLTKAGLYIQCSIHGAMFKTDDGECFAGPCSGKFLKPLRFVEQEGMSYIALLDIEKSPSS, from the coding sequence GTGGAAATAAAAGAAATAGAAGTCGATGGGGTTCACTATGTGCAAGCGGTAGAAGTGGGCTCGCTGGCAAGTTTGAGTTCTAGAGCGTTTGAGATTGACCTTGGCGAACGAGGGGCCTGTAGTGGTTTTCTTTTGCGTGAAGAGGGTCAGACATTACGTGCGTATAAAAACAGTTGCCCGCATACCGGCGCACCTTTGAATTGGACGCCAGATCAGTTCTTGACCAAAGCCGGCTTATATATTCAGTGCTCGATTCATGGTGCGATGTTTAAAACAGACGATGGAGAATGTTTTGCTGGGCCATGCAGTGGTAAGTTTTTAAAGCCTTTGCGGTTTGTTGAACAAGAAGGGATGTCTTATATTGCTTTATTAGATATCGAAAAAAGCCCGTCAAGTTGA
- a CDS encoding cyclic nucleotide-binding domain-containing protein, producing MNARLHQSTEDILKNFIPLNTLSGARLNSICDECHIEECAKGTVLFEQGDDAKEFIYLISGMVGLYAGEMEVETVVTGSEVARFAIAHHIPRKVKAVTKSKARIVRIATYLLDMDRPEDISQTYMVDEVEEQGGDWMTTMLQSPVFQRLPASNLQKVMMKMEEIAFESGEVVVKQGDEADYYYIIKTGDCELIRQPSEGARPVKLAELHSCDAFGEDALLSGNPRNVTVRMRGKGQMLRLSKANFIALVKEPVLQYVNYDEGLQKVDAGANWLDVRSVDEYANGHIDGGVNIPFFSLRMKISDLRHDQLQVLVCEKGRTSEAAAFLLLKFGFNALILKGGMAGLSKSVAASNESATISPDAELETVAAKSGEQASTAASDQQHAERLKESQSKIMALEKLCAQSNEQLNKLELERNGLQQQNEQQSNLVAKLQASSQLVDDELALTQRRNKECDEEVTRTLLAEKEENTALTLELEGKLVALSQARQELAGFVEQSGNAEKGFNDLAAELVVKDEELGELKAALINHQEKGEEAAERLQTELSGAKQEVAELIHQKELLDNGADKAMHEIDVLSEAKADLEQKIEQLGRDSIQSHSKNEDDTQLLNAQLSELRSSLAGSEQSQEATKSNLLEVEAELDQTRESSKTAEEKLQADLDAERKEFDDERGVLTQQLKERTGALEKEQERIKSLEGELQSLGDDNRSRNTVLSEKEADIAAFTQQLNEAETVTLQLNQQYSDLESALSEKEGLLAHSAEELAKVISERDTSLGEIEQLNTGLLSLSSEQTELKDQLSTALLSVEELREKEGDLVASSDSWQQRYEKVEADLGATAKELDDSCEHVRKLEQDSEVLRQQVVNVEDSLNAVTSGKETLESELTQRLSEAKLSLENALESKAVLAQQLGGSTKEKEADQQAILELKNQLETGLDEQRLLTEQLDQVRKELDETVQSGNVEKEQLSQSLQQAKSRFDETQAVLNEQSQQLVADEQSREQQIAELEHQIKLLLDNKVQTEQALEELMSSKEEAQQALLLSQRQVDEGHHGQQQLNEQLSQAGQKLSKANQEGEAELGKLSEALQQAQVQLQAAELSLVEQAKQAESVRIQQLSELESELEKVQGQKKSSAEDLVSAQAGIDALQQKMLDVETALSGSTGDQKALLEEIDKARVESAEHKEMLGSKQTEIDAAVNSKIELEEALALSKQALEQAQLANERTERRCAELSNNLDDQSSEQQTEGGLFKEQLAELDSKLQQSKAEVAVLSDKLQTIEFSLSTAANEKEKTILELDQLKQGQVSDKDDAKVLQQKIDSLEQSLKRSEEEKQQTLANAGKDNDDKVGQLSEQLLAAQDEARSSLKRVDEIVASQKAEEKAKEAIEEKLLAADKENANMRRRIADVERKASKDVENQVDETRIKELEKQLDEASTMLLDLEIKMESASVDVNEEPSEEENNELKALQSELNLVREQTEKDIQAMQAKVENSEKMNLALKKKILSMQTLANQDVLVEEPTKEKKKSWWK from the coding sequence ATGAACGCGCGACTACATCAAAGTACTGAAGATATTTTAAAGAATTTTATTCCTTTAAATACCTTGTCGGGTGCGCGCTTGAATAGTATTTGTGATGAGTGCCATATTGAAGAATGCGCGAAAGGAACGGTTCTTTTTGAGCAAGGTGATGATGCAAAGGAATTCATTTATCTGATCAGCGGGATGGTTGGCTTGTATGCAGGTGAAATGGAGGTTGAAACGGTTGTCACTGGATCAGAAGTTGCGCGTTTTGCCATAGCGCACCATATTCCTCGTAAAGTAAAAGCGGTTACCAAATCGAAAGCGCGTATTGTGCGTATTGCTACCTATCTGCTCGACATGGATCGCCCAGAAGATATCAGCCAGACTTATATGGTCGATGAGGTGGAAGAACAGGGCGGCGACTGGATGACAACGATGTTGCAATCACCGGTTTTCCAGCGCTTACCAGCATCAAACTTGCAAAAAGTAATGATGAAAATGGAAGAGATTGCTTTTGAATCTGGCGAAGTAGTCGTTAAGCAAGGTGATGAGGCTGACTATTACTACATAATTAAAACGGGTGATTGCGAACTTATTCGTCAACCATCAGAAGGGGCGAGACCAGTAAAGTTGGCCGAATTGCACAGTTGCGATGCCTTTGGTGAGGATGCCTTGTTGTCTGGTAACCCGAGAAACGTGACGGTTCGGATGAGGGGTAAGGGGCAAATGCTGCGCCTTTCAAAAGCGAACTTTATTGCCTTGGTCAAAGAGCCTGTTCTGCAATATGTCAATTATGATGAAGGGCTGCAAAAAGTCGACGCGGGTGCAAATTGGCTAGACGTTAGAAGTGTTGACGAGTACGCAAACGGCCATATTGATGGCGGTGTCAATATTCCCTTTTTTTCCCTCCGGATGAAAATTTCTGACCTGCGTCATGATCAATTGCAAGTGCTCGTGTGTGAAAAAGGCAGGACGAGCGAAGCGGCGGCTTTCTTATTATTGAAGTTTGGTTTCAATGCGTTGATTTTGAAAGGCGGCATGGCCGGTTTAAGTAAAAGTGTAGCGGCCTCAAATGAATCTGCAACGATTTCGCCTGATGCAGAATTAGAAACGGTAGCGGCTAAGTCGGGTGAGCAGGCGAGTACGGCAGCTAGCGATCAGCAACATGCAGAACGGCTTAAAGAGTCGCAAAGCAAAATAATGGCGCTTGAAAAGTTGTGTGCCCAGTCAAATGAGCAGCTTAATAAGTTGGAGTTGGAGCGTAACGGCTTACAGCAACAAAACGAACAGCAATCAAATTTAGTCGCTAAGCTGCAGGCATCTTCTCAACTTGTGGATGATGAACTTGCGCTCACTCAGCGGCGTAATAAAGAGTGTGATGAGGAAGTGACTCGGACGTTGTTGGCTGAAAAAGAGGAAAACACCGCTCTCACGTTAGAGCTTGAAGGCAAGCTAGTGGCGTTGAGTCAAGCGCGGCAAGAGCTGGCCGGCTTTGTTGAGCAGTCGGGCAATGCAGAAAAAGGCTTTAATGACTTGGCCGCAGAGCTTGTTGTTAAGGATGAGGAGTTAGGCGAGCTTAAAGCAGCCCTAATTAATCACCAAGAGAAGGGCGAAGAGGCTGCTGAAAGGCTGCAGACCGAGTTGTCGGGCGCTAAGCAAGAAGTGGCCGAGCTGATCCACCAGAAAGAGCTGTTGGATAATGGTGCTGATAAGGCAATGCATGAAATTGATGTGCTGTCAGAAGCTAAGGCTGACTTGGAGCAGAAAATAGAGCAGTTGGGCCGGGATTCAATTCAAAGTCATTCAAAGAACGAAGACGATACCCAGTTGCTTAACGCCCAGTTAAGTGAATTACGTTCGAGCTTAGCGGGTTCAGAGCAATCGCAAGAAGCTACAAAGAGTAATTTGTTAGAGGTAGAGGCTGAACTTGATCAAACGCGAGAAAGTAGCAAAACAGCAGAGGAAAAGCTCCAGGCTGACTTGGATGCTGAACGTAAAGAATTTGATGATGAGCGGGGTGTTTTAACGCAACAGCTAAAGGAAAGGACGGGTGCTCTAGAAAAAGAGCAGGAGCGGATTAAATCTTTAGAAGGGGAGCTTCAATCCTTAGGCGATGACAATCGAAGCCGCAACACGGTACTTAGTGAAAAGGAAGCAGATATTGCGGCATTTACTCAGCAACTTAATGAGGCTGAGACTGTCACCTTGCAGTTAAATCAACAGTACTCAGATTTAGAATCGGCATTGTCAGAAAAAGAGGGCCTGCTGGCGCACTCGGCTGAGGAGCTGGCAAAGGTAATAAGTGAGCGAGATACTTCACTGGGAGAAATAGAGCAATTAAATACTGGGTTGTTGAGTCTGTCGAGCGAGCAAACAGAGCTAAAAGATCAACTGAGTACAGCATTACTTTCAGTTGAAGAACTAAGAGAAAAAGAAGGTGACTTGGTTGCTAGCTCTGATAGTTGGCAGCAACGCTACGAGAAGGTAGAAGCTGATTTAGGTGCTACTGCTAAGGAATTAGATGATTCGTGTGAGCATGTAAGAAAACTTGAGCAAGACTCAGAAGTGTTGCGCCAGCAAGTGGTGAACGTTGAAGACTCATTGAATGCTGTTACCTCCGGTAAAGAAACCTTGGAGAGCGAGTTAACACAGCGTTTATCTGAGGCTAAATTGAGTCTTGAAAATGCGCTAGAAAGTAAGGCGGTTTTAGCGCAGCAACTGGGTGGCAGCACGAAAGAAAAAGAGGCGGATCAACAGGCAATATTGGAATTGAAAAATCAGTTAGAGACTGGTTTAGACGAACAGCGGCTATTGACTGAGCAACTAGATCAAGTGCGTAAAGAACTTGATGAGACTGTTCAATCTGGAAACGTCGAGAAAGAGCAATTGAGTCAATCGTTACAGCAAGCGAAGTCGCGTTTTGACGAAACACAGGCTGTGCTCAATGAGCAATCTCAACAGTTAGTGGCAGATGAGCAGAGTCGTGAGCAACAAATTGCTGAGCTTGAACATCAAATTAAATTACTACTAGATAATAAAGTTCAGACTGAGCAGGCGCTAGAAGAGCTAATGTCTAGTAAAGAAGAGGCTCAGCAGGCGTTATTGCTGTCACAGCGCCAAGTTGATGAGGGGCACCATGGTCAGCAACAATTAAACGAGCAATTGTCGCAAGCAGGTCAAAAACTATCTAAGGCAAATCAAGAAGGTGAGGCAGAGCTGGGTAAGTTGTCTGAGGCGTTGCAGCAGGCGCAAGTTCAATTGCAAGCTGCAGAATTGTCATTGGTCGAGCAAGCCAAGCAGGCAGAAAGCGTTCGCATTCAGCAGCTATCTGAGCTAGAGAGCGAATTAGAAAAAGTTCAAGGTCAGAAAAAATCCAGTGCGGAGGATCTTGTTTCAGCTCAAGCAGGAATTGATGCCTTGCAGCAAAAAATGTTGGACGTGGAAACAGCGTTATCTGGATCAACAGGCGACCAAAAAGCGTTGTTGGAAGAGATAGATAAAGCGCGTGTGGAATCGGCTGAACATAAAGAAATGCTTGGCTCGAAACAAACGGAAATAGATGCCGCTGTAAATAGCAAAATTGAATTGGAAGAAGCGTTGGCGTTGTCTAAACAAGCGCTTGAACAAGCACAACTTGCTAATGAGCGCACTGAACGACGCTGTGCTGAATTGTCGAACAATTTAGATGATCAGTCATCAGAGCAGCAAACAGAAGGAGGTTTATTCAAAGAGCAATTGGCCGAGTTGGACAGCAAGCTTCAGCAATCTAAGGCAGAGGTTGCAGTACTTAGTGATAAACTCCAGACAATAGAGTTCAGTTTGTCTACGGCGGCTAACGAGAAAGAGAAAACGATTTTAGAGTTAGATCAGTTAAAACAAGGGCAAGTGTCGGATAAAGATGATGCAAAAGTTTTACAGCAGAAAATTGATTCTCTAGAGCAATCGTTAAAACGAAGTGAAGAGGAAAAACAGCAGACTCTTGCGAATGCAGGTAAAGACAACGACGATAAGGTGGGTCAACTATCAGAACAGTTGTTAGCAGCGCAAGATGAGGCGAGGAGCTCGTTAAAACGTGTGGACGAAATAGTGGCTTCTCAAAAAGCAGAGGAAAAAGCTAAAGAGGCGATTGAAGAAAAGTTGCTAGCCGCTGACAAAGAAAATGCAAATATGCGACGTCGTATTGCGGATGTTGAGAGAAAAGCGTCTAAAGACGTTGAAAACCAGGTGGATGAAACGCGAATAAAAGAGCTGGAAAAACAATTAGACGAAGCGTCGACGATGTTGCTTGATTTAGAAATTAAAATGGAGTCTGCGTCTGTCGATGTGAATGAGGAGCCGAGTGAAGAAGAGAATAATGAATTAAAAGCCCTTCAGTCGGAATTGAATTTAGTGAGAGAGCAAACTGAAAAAGATATTCAAGCGATGCAGGCAAAAGTAGAAAATAGCGAGAAAATGAATTTAGCATTGAAGAAAAAAATACTGTCTATGCAGACGCTAGCGAATCAGGATGTGCTAGTGGAAGAACCAACTAAAGAAAAGAAAAAAAGCTGGTGGAAATAA
- a CDS encoding DUF6524 family protein, translating to MKANKFSSSSFFIRLSIALALVFASYNPAGISYYHWAITKIPDITPVMALAGLVLLIGWVVYIRATLRSLGIIGISLAIAFFGTVFWMIIDWGIIAADNTQVVTYIIQTILCFIMATGMSWSHIRRRMSGQIDADDVDE from the coding sequence TTGAAAGCAAATAAATTCTCTTCTTCAAGCTTCTTTATTCGTTTATCTATCGCATTGGCACTCGTCTTTGCAAGCTACAACCCTGCTGGCATCTCTTATTACCATTGGGCCATCACAAAAATACCGGACATTACACCCGTTATGGCTCTCGCAGGCCTAGTTTTATTGATTGGCTGGGTTGTTTATATACGCGCCACCCTTCGCTCACTCGGCATTATCGGCATTTCATTAGCAATCGCTTTTTTTGGCACCGTTTTTTGGATGATCATTGACTGGGGCATTATTGCAGCGGATAACACTCAGGTCGTTACTTACATCATTCAAACTATTTTATGTTTTATCATGGCAACCGGCATGTCTTGGTCACACATTCGCCGTCGTATGAGTGGTCAAATTGACGCGGACGACGTTGACGAGTAA
- a CDS encoding DegQ family serine endoprotease → MPTFKHFLLACLLLSFSSTATYAAIPAFIDEQPLPSLAPILEKVTPAVVNIATKNMVQQRENPLLQDPFFRRFFQIPNAPRKRSTQSLGSGVIVDAKKGLIITNHHVIDKADKITVTLRDGRSFNAKVVGSDPESDVAVIQIKADRLTDLKIADSDKLRVGDFVIAIGNPFGLGQTVTSGIVSALGRSGLGIEGYEDFIQTDASINPGNSGGALINLRGELIGINTAIIAPNGGNVGIGFAIPSNMAVSLKDQLIKFGKVNRGKLGISVQDLTPELSQAFNLHIKRGVIISQVETNSPAERAHLHPGDIVLSVNGKLIKNSSSLRNSLGLLTVGDKATLQILRNGEQLQVTIKIGKRKVASVDGTRIHRQLEGVRLSNLSDDDKQHNIQHGVKVIEAITNSKGWLNGLRKGDIITRANRVEVRNIIELINATKKHKSLLLNVQRDNSAFFLIIR, encoded by the coding sequence ATGCCAACATTTAAACATTTCCTGTTAGCGTGCTTATTACTTAGCTTTTCAAGCACCGCAACTTACGCGGCGATTCCCGCTTTCATTGACGAGCAACCTTTACCGAGCCTAGCGCCCATTTTAGAAAAGGTAACACCTGCCGTTGTTAATATTGCCACCAAAAATATGGTTCAGCAGCGCGAGAACCCTTTATTACAAGATCCGTTTTTCCGTCGTTTTTTCCAAATCCCTAATGCTCCAAGAAAGCGTTCCACACAAAGTTTAGGCTCTGGCGTTATTGTTGATGCAAAAAAGGGTCTTATTATCACCAACCATCACGTTATTGATAAGGCCGATAAAATTACCGTCACTCTTCGTGATGGACGTTCTTTTAATGCCAAAGTGGTTGGCAGTGACCCAGAGTCAGACGTTGCCGTCATTCAAATTAAAGCCGATCGGCTCACTGATCTCAAAATAGCCGACTCCGACAAACTCCGCGTAGGGGATTTTGTTATCGCCATTGGCAACCCATTCGGTCTTGGGCAAACAGTAACGTCAGGTATTGTCAGTGCGCTCGGCCGTTCTGGTCTTGGCATTGAAGGTTACGAAGATTTTATTCAAACAGACGCCTCCATCAACCCGGGTAACTCGGGTGGCGCACTCATTAATCTCAGAGGAGAGCTCATTGGTATCAATACCGCTATCATTGCACCGAACGGTGGCAATGTCGGCATTGGCTTCGCGATCCCAAGCAATATGGCTGTTAGTTTAAAGGATCAACTCATTAAATTTGGCAAAGTCAATCGCGGAAAGTTGGGCATTAGTGTTCAGGATTTAACGCCCGAACTATCTCAAGCCTTTAACCTGCACATAAAGCGAGGCGTCATCATTAGCCAAGTTGAAACAAATTCTCCGGCTGAAAGAGCGCACTTACACCCTGGAGACATTGTGTTAAGCGTGAACGGTAAACTAATCAAAAACAGCTCAAGTTTGAGAAATAGCCTTGGTCTTTTGACTGTCGGAGATAAGGCAACTTTACAAATTTTACGTAATGGCGAGCAGCTGCAAGTGACGATAAAAATTGGCAAGAGAAAAGTCGCATCGGTGGATGGAACACGCATTCATAGGCAGCTAGAAGGAGTTAGACTTTCAAATTTATCCGACGACGATAAGCAACATAATATTCAACATGGTGTTAAGGTCATAGAGGCTATCACTAACTCCAAGGGCTGGCTCAACGGCTTACGCAAAGGTGACATTATCACTAGAGCCAATCGCGTAGAAGTACGCAACATCATTGAGTTAATCAACGCCACGAAGAAGCACAAGTCTTTGCTGCTCAATGTTCAGCGCGATAATAGCGCATTCTTTTTAATTATTCGGTAG
- the moaB gene encoding molybdenum cofactor biosynthesis protein B, with amino-acid sequence MSTNSRQFVPLNIAIMVVSDSRTEETDTSGKTLVDRLTQAGHQCAEKAIVVDDIYLIRAKISSWVADPNINAIITTGGTGVTGRDGTPEAVQPLLDKELTGFGEVFRTISYDEIGTSTIQSRAIAGVANGHYIFCVPGSSGACRTAWDKLINAQLDYRTRPCNLVEVMPRLLEK; translated from the coding sequence ATGTCCACTAACTCACGTCAATTTGTTCCCCTTAACATCGCTATTATGGTGGTGTCAGATTCACGCACAGAAGAAACAGATACCTCAGGAAAAACCCTCGTTGACCGTTTAACCCAAGCCGGTCACCAATGTGCAGAGAAGGCCATCGTTGTAGATGATATTTATCTCATTCGCGCCAAAATATCCAGTTGGGTTGCTGACCCTAATATTAACGCCATCATTACGACCGGCGGCACCGGCGTCACTGGCCGCGATGGAACACCTGAAGCCGTGCAACCTTTACTGGATAAAGAGCTCACTGGCTTTGGCGAAGTTTTTCGCACTATTTCATATGATGAAATAGGCACATCAACCATCCAATCACGCGCGATTGCTGGCGTCGCTAATGGTCATTATATTTTTTGCGTCCCAGGCTCATCCGGCGCTTGTAGAACCGCGTGGGATAAGCTGATTAACGCTCAGCTTGATTACCGCACGCGTCCCTGTAACTTAGTTGAAGTAATGCCACGTTTATTAGAAAAATAA
- a CDS encoding DUF423 domain-containing protein, protein MFGAFGAHALKGSLSPHFLAIYHTATDYQMWHAIGLLLIGVLHQQRPSSLLRRAGWFMSAGIVIFSGSLYALSLSGIKILGAITPIGGVAFLIAWSLLAYNSIKPK, encoded by the coding sequence ATGTTCGGCGCATTTGGAGCGCATGCCTTAAAAGGTAGCTTATCCCCGCATTTTTTAGCCATTTACCACACCGCAACGGACTACCAAATGTGGCACGCCATCGGCCTGCTTCTAATCGGCGTATTACACCAGCAAAGGCCGTCTAGCTTGTTGCGCAGAGCCGGTTGGTTTATGTCCGCCGGCATTGTTATTTTTTCCGGCAGCTTATATGCACTCAGCCTAAGCGGCATCAAAATTCTCGGTGCTATTACGCCAATAGGAGGCGTGGCTTTTCTTATCGCTTGGTCGCTACTGGCCTACAACTCTATCAAACCCAAATAA